In Edaphobacter paludis, a single window of DNA contains:
- a CDS encoding outer membrane beta-barrel protein, with product MFVLKLKEKCVAVTLLAGLMASGAGIVQAQSTRRERRESNANRQARIARIVKDTYSHRWEVGGGGGYLRYRSGEGLQRNNEVSFWLSGTRYLNPKIGIEADVRGAYGNAKIGTNDYLKFNPQISEYAFMAGPSYRFYAKEKTAASVFAVGGAGVGKFDSGSKGIPSSLLGTWPSETRAAFSVGLNLDYNFYPNLAVRITPTYLGTTFGGTIQNNAGLNIGLVYRFGRN from the coding sequence ATGTTCGTTTTGAAGTTGAAGGAAAAGTGTGTAGCGGTTACGTTGCTGGCAGGATTGATGGCCAGCGGAGCAGGCATCGTGCAGGCGCAGTCGACGCGGCGGGAGCGGCGCGAATCGAACGCCAACCGTCAGGCCAGAATCGCGCGGATCGTCAAGGACACCTACAGCCATAGGTGGGAGGTCGGCGGAGGCGGCGGGTATCTGCGCTATCGCTCGGGCGAGGGCCTGCAGCGTAACAACGAGGTCTCCTTCTGGCTGAGCGGGACACGCTATCTCAACCCGAAGATCGGCATCGAAGCCGATGTTCGCGGCGCCTACGGCAATGCCAAGATCGGGACAAACGACTACCTCAAGTTCAACCCCCAGATCTCGGAGTACGCCTTCATGGCCGGCCCTTCCTACCGCTTTTACGCGAAGGAGAAGACCGCAGCGAGCGTCTTCGCCGTGGGTGGTGCGGGAGTCGGCAAGTTCGACAGCGGCTCGAAGGGAATTCCCTCTTCCCTGCTGGGCACGTGGCCTTCTGAAACCCGGGCGGCGTTCTCCGTAGGACTCAACCTCGACTACAACTTCTACCCCAATTTGGCAGTCCGCATCACGCCGACCTATCTAGGCACAACCTTCGGGGGAACCATACAAAACAACGCCGGACTCAACATCGGCCTCGTCTATCGGTTTGGAAGAAACTAA